The following proteins are encoded in a genomic region of Vigna radiata var. radiata cultivar VC1973A unplaced genomic scaffold, Vradiata_ver6 scaffold_7, whole genome shotgun sequence:
- the LOC106753952 gene encoding acetyl-coenzyme A synthetase, chloroplastic/glyoxysomal, giving the protein MIPLSRNSVSVHLGGVPRDPLHPITLDYSLNNPCSSLSLFWNCKRKNWKISTTMASNIRTNNYLRHVESMKLMPSGAGHISHLNAVILGDSLATEEDDFVLPSEDFASEANVQSPEQYLKMYKRSIEDPAGFWSEIAEEFYWKQKWGRKVCDENFDVRKGNIKIEWFKGGITNICYNCLDRNVEAGLGDKVAIYWEGNEPGLDGTLTYTQLLHQVCQLANYLKDNGVKKGDAVIIYLPMLMELPIAMLACARIGAVHSVVFAGFSAEALAQRIIDCKPKVVITCNAVKRGPKVLYLKDIVDVAIKDSAQNGVSIDKCLVYENSWATKKEDTKWEDGRDVWWQDVVPQYPTSCPVEWVDAEDPLFLLYTSGSTGKPKGVLHTTGGYMVYTATTFKYAFDYKQSDIYWCTADCGWITGHSYVTYGPMLNGASVIVYEGAPNYPDSGRCWDIVDKYKVTIFYTAPTLVRSLMRDGDEYVTRHSRKSLRVLGSVGEPINPSAWRWFYNVIGDSRCPISDTWWQTETGGFMITPLPGAWPQKPGSATFPFFGVQPVIVDEKGIEIEGECSGYLCVKNSWPGAFRTLFGDHERYETTYFKPFAGYYFSGDGCSRDKDGYHWLTGRVDDVINVSGHRIGTAEVESALVSHPKCAEAAVVGVEHAVKGQGIYAFVTVVDGVPYSEELRKDLILIVRKQIGAFAAPDKIHWAPGLPKTRSGKIMRRILRKIASRQLDELGDTSTLADPNVVNQLIELADS; this is encoded by the exons ATGATTCCTCTGTCCCGTAACTCGGTCTCTGTTCATCTGGGTGGAGTACCCCGTGACCCTCTTCACCCGATTACGTTGGACTACTCTCTTAATAACCCttgttcttctctttctctgttTTGGAATTGCAAGAGAAAAAACTGGAAAATATCTACTACTATGGCTTCTAATATCAGGACCAACAATTACCTGCGCCATGTGGAATCAATGAAGCTTATGCCATCAGGTGCAGGTCATATATCACACTTGAATGCCGTTATACTTGGAGATTCTCTCGCCACTGAAGAGGATGATTTCGTTCTTCCTAGTGAGGACTTTGCTAGCGAAGCTAATGTTCAATCCCCAGAACAG TATCTGAAGATGTACAAGAGATCCATTGAGGACCCTGCAGGGTTCTGGTCTGAGATTGCGGAAGAGTTTTATTGGAAACAAAAATGGGGTCGTAAAGTATgtgatgaaaattttgatgtaCGGAAAGGGAATATCAAGATTGAG TGGTTCAAGGGTGGCATCACCAACATCTGTTATAATTGCTTGGATAGAAATGTTGAAGCCGGACTTGGTGACAAGGTAGCCATTTATTGGGAGGGCAATGAACCTGGTCTGGATGGTACTTTGACATACACCCAGCTTCTTCATCAAGTTTGCCAG CTTGCTAACTATCTGAAGGATAATGGTGTGAAGAAGGGAGATgctgtaattatttatttgccTATGCTTATGGAGCTCCCCATCGCAATGCTTGCCTGTGCCCGGATTGGTGCTGTTCATTCG GTTGTATTTGCTGGTTTTTCTGCAGAAGCACTTGCGCAGAGAATCATTGATTGTAAACCAAAAGTTGTAATTacttgcaatgctgttaaaaggGGCCCTAAGGTTCTCTATCTGAAAGATATTGTTGATGTTGCAATCAAGGATTCAGCCCAAAATGGAGTTTCGATTG ATAAATGCTTAGTTTATGAAAACTCATGGGCAACGAAGAAAGAAGATACCAAGTGGGAGGATGGGCGTGATGTATGGTGGCAG GATGTCGTTCCTCAATATCCAACTAGTTGTCCAGTGGAGTGGGTTGATGCCGAGGATCCACTTTTTCTACTCTATACAAGTGGGAGTACAGGCAAACCTAAG GGTGTCTTGCATACAACTGGTGGTTACATGGTGTACACTGCAACAACATTCAAGTATGCATTTGACTACAAGCAGTCTGACATCTACTG GTGTACAGCAGATTGTGGTTGGATTACTGGGCATAGCTATGTCACTTATGGACCCATGCTCAATGGTGCATCTGTTATTGTGTATGAAGGG GCTCCTAATTATCCTGATTCTGGTCGATGTTGGGACATTGTTGACAAATATAAAGTGACAATATTCTACACTGCTCCCACACTGGTGCGGTCCCTCATGCGTGATGGTGATGAG TATGTTACTCGCCACTCAAGGAAATCTTTACGAGTCCTAGGAAGTGTCGGTGAGCCCATAAATCCAAGTGCATGGAGGTGGTTTTACAATGTAATTGGAGATTCAAGGTGCCCTATTTCTGACACTTGGTGGCAAACAGAAACGGGTGGCTTCATG ATAACTCCACTACCAGGTGCTTGGCCCCAGAAACCCGGTTCTGCAACTTTCCCTTTCTTTGGAGTTCAG CCTGTCATAGTGGATGAGAAAGGTATTGAAATAGAAGGTGAGTGCAGTGGATATTTGTGTGTTAAAAATTCATGGCCTGGAGCTTTCAGAACGCTGTTTGGTGATCATGAAAGATATGAAACAACGTATTTCAAGCCATTTGCGGGATACTATTTCAGTGGTGATGGTTGCAGCAG GGATAAAGATGGATACCATTGGCTCACTGGAAGAGTTGATGATGTCATCAATGTCAG TGGGCATCGGATTGGCACAGCAGAAGTGGAATCAGCTCTAGTTTCACATCCTAAATGTGCAGAGGCTGCTGTGGTTGGTGTTGAGCACGCG GTGAAAGGACAGGGTATCTATGCATTTGTTACAGTGGTGGATGGTGTTCCTTACAGTGAGGAACTACGGAAGGACCTCATACTCATTGTTCGAAAGCAG ATAGGAGCCTTTGCAGCACCTGACAAAATCCATTGGGCACCTGGCCTTCCAAAAACAAGGAGTGGAAAGATAATGCGAAGAATTCTGAGAAAAATTGCTTCCAGGCAGTTGGATGAACTTGGAGATACAAGTACCCTTGCAGATCCAAACGTGGTCAATCAACTTATAGAACTTGCTGATTCTTGA
- the LOC106753872 gene encoding LOW QUALITY PROTEIN: eukaryotic peptide chain release factor subunit 1-3 (The sequence of the model RefSeq protein was modified relative to this genomic sequence to represent the inferred CDS: deleted 2 bases in 1 codon) produces MADGHESDKNIEMWKIKKLIKALESARGNGTSMISLIMPPRDQISRVAKMLGDEYGTASNIKSRVNRQSVLAAITSAQQRLKLYNKVPPNGLVLYTGTILTEDGKEKKVTIDFEPFKPINASLYLCDNKFHIEALNELLESDDKFGFIIMDGNGTLFGTLSGNTREVLHKFTVDLPKKHGRGGQSALRFARLRIEKRRNYIRKTAELATQFFINPATSQPNVSGLILAGSADFKTQLSQSDMFDSRLKAKILNLVDVSYGGENGFNQAIELSAELLSDVKFIQEKRLIGKYFEEISQDTGKYVFGVDDTLKALKMGAVEILIVWENLDINRYVLKDSSTGEILIKHFNKEQEANQSNFRDPVTSAELEVQEKMPLLEWFANEYKKFGCSLEFVTNKSQEGSQFCRGFGGIGGILRYQLDIRSFDELSDDGELSQDSE; encoded by the exons ATGGCTGATGGTCATGAATCAGACAAGAATATTGAGATGTggaagatcaagaaattgatcaaagCATTAGAATCTGCAAGAGGAAATGGTACAAGCATGATTTCTCTGATTATGCCTCCTCGTGATCAAATTTCTCGTGTCGCTAAGATGTTGGGAGATGAATATGGAACTGCTTCAAATATCAAAAGTAGGGTGAACCGGCAATCAGTGTTGGCTGCTATTACTTCTGCTCAACAGAGGTTGAAACTTTATAATAAGGTTCCTCCCAATGGTTTGGTCCTGTATACTGGCACCATTCTCACAGAAGATGGCAAGGAAAAAAAGGTGACAATTGATTTTGAACCTTTCAAGCCTATA AATGCGTCACTTTACCTCTGTGACAACAAGTTTCACATAGAAGCTCTTAATGAACTTTTAGAATCTGATGACAAGTTTGGTTTTATTATTATGGATGGAAATGGAACCCTTTTTGGGACTCTAAGTGGGAATACACGTGAAGTGCTTCATAAATTTACTGTTGATCTACCAAAGAAACACGGTAGAGGAGGGCAATCTGCTTTGCGTTTTGCTCGTCTTCGTATAGAAAAGAGACGCAATTATATCAGGAAGACTGCAGAACTTGCTACTCAGTTTTTCATCAATCCTGCTACTAGTCAACCCAATGTTTCAGGACTTATACTTGCTGGTTCAGCTGACTTCAAGACACAGCTTAGCCAGTCAGATATGTTTGATTCTCGATTGAAAGCCAAAATATTGAATCTGGTTGATGTTTCCTATGGTGGAGAAAATGGCTTTAACCAAGCTATTGAGTTATCTGCAGAACTGTTATCTGATGTGAAATTCATTCAAGAAAAACGATTGATAGGAAAATACTTCGAAGAAATCAGCCAGGATACTGGGAAATACGTGTTTGGGGTTGATGACACATTGAAGGCTCTGAAGATGGGTGCTGTGGAAATACTCATTGTGTGGGAAAATTTAGATATTAACAGATATGTACTAAAAGATAGTTCTACTGGTGAGATTCTCATAAAGCACTTCAACAAGGAGCAAGAGGCTAATCAGAGCAATTTCAGAGATCCTGTCACCTCTGCAGAGTTAGAAGTTCAGGAGAAGATGCCGTTGCTTGAGTGGTTTGCGAATGAGTACAAAAAATTTGGATGCTCACTGGAATTTGTGACCAACAAATCCCAAGAGGGATCACAGTTTTGCAGAGGATTTGGTGGAATTGGTGGTATCCTACGCTACCAGCTTGACATCAGATCGTTTGATGAGTTATCTGATGATGGAGAACTGAGCCAAGATTCTGAATAA
- the LOC106753691 gene encoding pentatricopeptide repeat-containing protein At3g26630, chloroplastic translates to MKVACCSPEIKVPYLGTPRTRFGSEEAHVILQKCSNFKQLKQVHGRIIRFGLIYDQLLMRKLIQLSSSYGKLNYATLVFDQLHAPDTFTWNVMIRAYTISGSPKMALLLFKAMLCQGFAPDKFTYPFVISACVASNALDLGRVTHALAIKMGFWSDLYVQTNLMNLYFKCKDVDDGWKVFDKMRVRNVFAWTTVIAGFVACGRLDTARELFEKMPSKNVVSWTAMIDGYVKHEQPVKAFNLFERMLVDNVKPNEYTVVSLVRACTEMGSLKLGRRIHDFVLKNDFEIGPFLGTALIDMYSKCGSLDEARKVFDVMQVRTLATWNTMITSLGVHGFRSEAISLFEEMVKANEVPDAITFVGVLSACVYLNDLELVQKYFNLMTDHYGIAPILEHYACMVEIYTPAVELDEIYTSGSTLEANHDVAELLHKSKLTNIDDIKKLVQKQYEDLDASELVIDYSSTSSQPQL, encoded by the coding sequence ATGAAGGTGGCATGTTGTAGCCCAGAAATTAAAGTTCCCTACTTGGGAACCCCAAGAACAAGGTTTGGTTCCGAGGAAGCACATGTGATTCTTCAAAAATGTAGCAATTTCAAGCAGCTTAAGCAAGTGCATGGCAGAATAATCCGTTTTGGTCTCATCTATGACCAATTACTTATGAGGAAGCTGATTCAGCTCTCTTCCTCTTATGGCAAATTGAACTATGCCACTTTGGTATTTGATCAACTCCATGCCCCAGATACCTTCACCTGGAATGTCATGATTAGAGCTTATACCATTAGCGGTTCTCCTAAAATGGCGCTTCTTTTGTTCAAGGCAATGCTGTGCCAGGGCTTTGCACCTGACAAGTTTACATACCCTTTTGTGATCAGTGCTTGCGTGGCCTCTAATGCCCTTGATTTGGGAAGAGTGACTCATGCTCTTGCCATCAAAATGGGGTTTTGGAGTGACCTTTATGTGCAGACCAACTTGATGAATCTATACTTCAAGTGTAAGGATGTCGATGATGGAtggaaggtgtttgataaaatgcgTGTGCGCAACGTGTTCGCGTGGACCACTGTGATTGCTGGGTTTGTTGCTTGTGGGAGGCTGGACACTGCCAGGGAACTGTTTGAGAAAATGCCTTCCAAGAATGTTGTGTCATGGACTGCAATGATTGATGGGTATGTGAAACACGAGCAACCCGTTAAAGCGTTTAATCTGTTTGAAAGAATGTTGGTTGATAATGTGAAGCCAAATGAGTACACTGTGGTGAGCTTGGTCAGAGCTTGTACTGAAATGGGTAGCCTTAAGTTGGGTAGAAGGATTCATGATTTTGTTCTAAAGAATGATTTTGAGATCGGGCCTTTCTTGGGTACCGCGCTTATAGATATGTATAGCAAGTGTGGCAGTTTGGATGAGGCAAGGAAAGTTTTTGATGTGATGCAGGTGAGAACCTTGGCCACTTGGAATACAATGATCACTAGCTTGGGTGTGCACGGGTTTAGGAGTGAAGCCATATCCCTTTTTGAAGAAATGGTGAAGGCAAACGAGGTTCCGGATGCTATCACTTTCGTGGGTGTTCTGAGTGCTTGTGTGTATTTGAATGACCTGGAACTAGTTCAGAAGTATTTCAATCTTATGACCGATCATTATGGTATAGCACCTATCTTGGAACATTATGCATGCATGGTTGAAATCTATACTCCTGCTGTTGAGTTGGATGAGATTTACACTTCGGGGAGCACATTGGAAGCTAATCATGATGTTGCAGAATTGCTGCACAAGAGCAAACTCACTAACATAGATGACATAAAAAAACTTGTACAAAAGCAATACGAGGATTTGGATGCCTCAGAACTAGTTATAGATTATTCATCCACGAGCTCTCAACCTCAACTCTGA